A window from Brachyhypopomus gauderio isolate BG-103 chromosome 6, BGAUD_0.2, whole genome shotgun sequence encodes these proteins:
- the LOC143517750 gene encoding uncharacterized protein LOC143517750, with protein sequence MDSQIVKASKSLTSAEEMRNQSKLIMQPYANWEGYLTPAPLSIAIMGELVFISSQTDFSINKNPPKDGYQYIKYPESFRACLMQVCNSGWGAFNKAHKNMDQIRLHTLTVPDYMKNAVKILFHGDDEVVKALLPDQLENIRLIADECFILASATEKGFSDVINIIQELLEACVNAEHFYGEELDKIKMELEGHKMTKESLEEALKRSENVENALTEQLTEAHKSYRSAMDSLPSGWEMIRMDYVSSVTECTTNLITGVISTLSNPVSMIANASKVLTESLTGLCNASKDRSQTKGNIRGQDETVDVIDEIKIYSKSAEILKCAELIQQFVQEENIKWNELYDQKSKSPQSDFLPHQWKIISASLEKSPQCEAKNRAQKICEQGINICTELAKYADGKCEEAKTKELVEEIKNLTQSARAFDSKSKDVTCSPVLVPKPPMMYNECNSEKQTASQRASDNARFRIEQSRAQLDKTREIYEKSVENMENIINEGKKFINEMRNCNIKEINFKTTIKMLMKGMSTMGRVKVQWEKMVHFFQMVTIIVKTNLKVTLKDFDSTSQKTQSLSYNGKLFAKDLLYSQAFQATNIASLVNMISTTYTEVSEKHIMDQISSLGKLMVMDKEKPEFEWERLQLQNSCAAAENAILQLVLKNKAEFERKTNSRVEKIDKELLAILPSAAPEEMKSIQAAVKSGFTEEEERDYI encoded by the coding sequence ATGGATTCCCAAATTGTGAAGGCCAGTAAAAGCCTCACCTCAGCTGAGGAGATGAGAAACCAATCCAAGCTTATAATGCAGCCCTATGCCAACTGGGAGGGGTACCTGACTCCTGCACCACTCTCCATAGCCATCATGGGAGAACTGGTCTTCATCTCTTCACAAACTGATTTCTCCATCAACAAAAACCCACCCAAGGATGGCTACCAGTACATCAAGTACCCAGAGTCCTTTCGCGCCTGCCTCATGCAGGTGTGTAACTCTGGCTGGGGAGCGTTCAACAAAGCCCATAAGAACATGGATCAGATTCGACTCCACACCCTCACTGTCCCAGATTACATGAAGAATGCTGTGAAGATTCTGTTCCATGGTGATGATGAGGTTGTTAAAGCTCTCCTGCCTGACCAGCTGGAGAACATTCGCCTCATTGCAGATGAGTGCTTTATTCTGGCTTCTGCAACAGAAAAGGGGTTCAGTGATGTCATCAACATAATCCAAGAGCTGCTGGAAGCATGTGTCAATGCAGAGCACTTTTATGGAGAGGAGCTAGACAAAATAAAAATGGAACTGGAAGGGCACAAAATGACCAAAGAGTCATTAGAAGAAGCTCTAAAACGCTCTGAAAATGTAGAGAATGCCCTAACAGAGCAACTTACTGAAGCACACAAGAGTTACAGAAGTGCAATGGATTCCCTTCCCAGTGGATGGGAGATGATCAGGATGGATTATGTTTCAAGTGTGACTGAGTGTACCACCAATCTAATTACTGGAGTGATATCAACCCTAAGTAACCCTGTATCCATGATTGCTAATGCTTCAAAAGTATTAACTGAATCTTTGACTGGACTGTGTAATGCTTCAAAAGATAGATCACAAACAAAGGGGAACATAAGAGGTCAGGATGAGACTGTAGATGTAATCGatgaaataaaaatatacaGCAAGTCTGCAGAAATCCTGAAATGTGCTGAGTTGATTCAGCAGTTTGTACAGGAGGAGAACATAAAGTGGAATGAACTGTATGATCAGAAGAGTAAATCTCCACAATCAGATTTCTTGCCACATCAATGGAAAATAATCAGTGCCAGTTTAGAAAAATCCCCACAATGTGAAGCAAAGAATCGTGCCCAGAAGATATGTGAACAGGGCATCAACATCTGTACAGAACTGGCAAAATATGCAGATGGAAAATGTGAGGAAGCCAAAACAAAGGAGCTGGTTGAAGAAATCAAAAACCTGACTCAATCAGCACGTGCATTTGACAGCAAAAGTAAAGATGTCACATGTTCTCCTGTCCTGGTGCCAAAACCACCCATGATGTATAATGAATGTAATTCTGAGAAGCAGACTGCCTCACAGAGAGCCTCAGATAATGCTCGTTTCCGCATAGAGCAGAGCAGAGCTCAACTAGACAAGACCAGAGAGATCTATGAGAAGAGTGTGGAGAACATGGAGAACATCATAAACGAAGGTAAGAAATTCATTAATGAAATGAGGAACTGTAACATCAAAGAAATCAACTTTAAAACCACCATCAAGATGCTGATGAAAGGTATGAGTACCATGGGCAGAGTGAAGGTGCAGTGGGAGAAGATGGTTCACTTCTTTCAGATGGTGACCATCATTGTGAAAACCAACCTGAAAGTAACTCTCAAAGATTTTGATTCTACATCTCAGAAGACTCAGTCACTTTCTTATAATGGAAAGCTCTTTGCCAAAGACCTTCTCTACAGCCAAGCATTTCAAGCCACTAACATTGCTAGTCTGGTCAACATGATCTCAACAACCTACACTGAAGTGTCTGAGAAGCACATCATGGATCAGATCAGCTCACTGGGGAAACTTATGGTCATGGACAAGGAAAAGCCAGAGTTTGAATGGGAACGTCTGCAGTTACAGAACTCCTGTGCTGCAGCGGAAAACGCCATTTTACAACTAGTTCTAAAGAACAAGGCTGAGTTTGAAAGGAAGACAAACTCAAGAGTGGAAAAGATTGATAAAGAGCTGCTGGCAATTCTGCCCTCTGCTGCCCCTGAAGAGATGAAGAGCATTCAAGCAGCTGTTAAAAGTGGAttcacagaggaagaggaaagaGACTACATCTGA